A genomic stretch from Mya arenaria isolate MELC-2E11 chromosome 10, ASM2691426v1 includes:
- the LOC128205333 gene encoding uncharacterized protein LOC128205333, which yields MASKSNPGQATTGRPPTTSVLRSALYYQNRIIVPEKKTKSPSGSPDRPTESTEPGLRYSLAARPSTLQRSLDGAQNSDSALESGIISQTIPVAASGNIDCGGSRYDAPRSPDKMETHGIDIVVTEADDGSNKDDESCLKRFFKCLQDNRMKGVPNAEEILASSNPQDFKVLKKVLNISFLTIGIALLIAVLIVILYSTIDSFNKK from the exons ATGGCGTCCAAATCTAACCCAGGTCAGGCCACCACCGGCCGTCCGCCAACAACGAGTGTTCTACGGAGCGCTCTTTACTACCAAAATAGGATCATTGTACCGGAAAAGAAGACAAAATCCCCGTCAGGAAGTCCAGACCGTCCGACGGAAAGCACTGAACCCGGTCTGCGGTATTCGCTGGCCGCGAGGCCTTCAACATTGCAAAGATCGCTTGACGGCGCTCAGAATTCCGATAGCGCTCTTGAGAGCGGTATTATCTCTCAGACAATACCAGTTGCTGCAAGTGGAAACATCGACTGTGGAGGTTCGCGGTATGATGCACCTCGCTCTCCTGACAAAATGGAGACACACGGCATCGATATCGTGGTCACCGAAGCGGACGACGGCTCAAATAAAGACGACGAATCGTGCTTGAAACGCTTTTTTAAGTGCTTGCAGGATAATCGAATGAAAGGTGTTCCGAACGCAGAGGAAATATTGGCTAGCTCAAATCCACAGGATTTTAAAGTGCTGAAAAAAGTGCTTAACATATCGTTCTTAACAATTGGAATTGCACTGCTGATAGCAgtattaattgtgatattaTATTCTACTATCG ACAGCTTCAACAAAAAATAG